A DNA window from Pseudorasbora parva isolate DD20220531a chromosome 5, ASM2467924v1, whole genome shotgun sequence contains the following coding sequences:
- the LOC137075249 gene encoding UDP-glucuronosyltransferase 1A1-like, with protein MVRALSIPALGLLSWICLFSFEPVQAGKVLVMPVDGSHWLSMKILVEELSQRGHEMVVLVPETSVLIKASGNYTTKSFRVPYTLAELNANLEHIRKNAIEKPPQFMDIFTNLRNLMQFTNMQVKACEGLLYDEPLMKSLRETGFDVLLTDPFLPCGTIIADSFSLPAVYFLRGIPCRLDESAAQCPSPPSFVPRFFTGYTDKMTFPQRAKNTLMTVFEMFLCRKLFASFDELASRYLQKDTTYEELLGHAAIWLHRYDFTFEFPKPQMPNMVQIGGINCAKKGPLTKMAVTG; from the coding sequence ATGGTGAGAGCACTGAGTATTCCCGCTCTGGGGCTTCTATCCTGGATATGCTTGTTCTCCTTTGAACCTGTTCAGGCTGGAAAGGTGCTTGTCATGCCGGTGGATGGCAGCCACTGGCTGAGCATGAAGATCCTGGTGGAAGAGCTGTCTCAGAGGGGTCATGAGATGGTGGTCCTGGTCCCTGAAACCAGTGTTCTGATAAAGGCATCTGGCAATTACACCACTAAGTCTTTTCGCGTGCCCTACACTCTTGCTGAGCTGAATGCTAACTTGGAACACATAAGGAAGAATGCGATTGAGAAGCCTCCGCAATTTATGGATATTTTTACAAATTTGAGGAACCTGATGCAGTTCACAAATATGCAGGTGAAAGCCTGTGAAGGACTGCTGTACGACGAGCCCCTGATGAAGAGTCTAAGAGAAACGGGATTTGATGTTTTGCTCACTGATCCTTTCCTGCCATGTGGCACTATTATTGCTGATTCCTTCTCACTTCCCGCTGTTTACTTCTTACGTGGAATTCCCTGTCGGCTTGATGAGTCAGCCGCCCAGTGTCCCTCACCTCCATCTTTTGTCCCGCGTTTCTTCACCGGCTACACAGATAAGATGACTTTCCCTCAGAGAGCAAAAAACACACTTATGACAGTTTTTGAAATGTTCCTTTGCCGTAAACTCTTTGCCAGCTTTGATGAATTGGCCAGTAGATATCTGCAGAAGGACACTACATATGAGGAGTTATTAGGGCATGCTGCAATCTGGCTTCATAGGTATGACTTTACCTTTGAGTTCCCCAAACCTCAAATGCCAAACATGGTCCAGATAGGGGGTAT